In Brassica oleracea var. oleracea cultivar TO1000 unplaced genomic scaffold, BOL UnpScaffold01589, whole genome shotgun sequence, the sequence AACCatacaaaagaaatttattaaGCACACAGTACTATACGAAGCATGATGGTCTAACTAACTCCAACGAATATAACTTATGAGCGAGTGGTAAGGAAAAACACttgtaaagaagaaagaaaattcACATAAATTAGGTTAGAAGAAatcataaaagaaaattcaaaacttttgaTCACATGGTTGTGTGGACAGAACTTGGACTTTTCTTTAAACCTATagttcatttttcattttcaaggAAGATACTTCTACTTatgttcattttatttaattgtaatGACAGTCCCAGAGTTAAAAACCAGTATTGAAAGAAGCAAATGGTTTTGCCTCCCCAAGTAGGCAACTATGCCTCCCAAAGGAAAAGAGACATCATGCTCATTCCATGCCTATAAATACTCCTCAAATCAATAACTTATCCATTAAATTTGTGTCTGAGAacaaaaaggcaaaaaaaagaagaagatgggtttaatcaaagagaaagagatggagaTTCCAGTCATTGATTTTAGTGAACTGGATGGAGAAAACAGAACCAAGACTATGTCACTTCTTGATCATGCATGTGATAAGTGGGGCTTCTTCATGgtatgtgtatatctttatcCACAAATCAAGTTCCTAAGTATGCATACGTAAACGTTCCTAGATCCAGTTCTAGTGTATACCCTTAAATGCGATCGAGCTGACGAATTTTCAGGTTGATAATCATGGAATTGATAAAGAATTGATGGATAAAGTAAAAAAGCTGATTAACTCTCATTATGAGGAGCATTTGAAAGAGAAGTTTTACCAGTCAGAGATGGTCAAGGCTTTGAGTGAAGGAAAAACCTCAGATGCTGATTGGGAAAGCACTTTCTTCGTTTGGCATAAGCCGACTTCAAACATATCCAAAGTCCCAAACATTTCAGATGAACTCATGTaagtaactaaaaaaaattatataattttttttttacaatttctttATTTGGACAAAGCTTTTACCATTTATATGTCTTGCCTATTATAATAAACAATGTGTGGGGATGAAACTTATATTGCAGCAAGACAATGGATGAGTATGTTTCTCAACTGCACAAGTTTGCAGAAAGGCTCTCTAAACTCATGTGTGAAAATCTTGGTCTCCCTCAAGAACACATAATGAATGCGTTCTCCGGTTTAGAAGGTCCAGTTTTTGGGACAAAAGTGGCTAAATACCCAGAATGCCCTCGTCCGGAGCTCATTAGAGGGCTGAGAGAACATACTGATGCTGGAGGGATCATATTGCTCTTGCAGGATGATCAAGTGCCTGGTCTTGAGTTCTTGAAAGATGGGAAGTGGGTTCCTGTCCCACCATCGAAGAACAATACCATTTTTGTCAATACCGGTGATCAAGTCGAGATATTGAGTAATGGGAAGTACAAGAGTGTTGTACACCGTGTGATGACGATGAAGCAAGGAAGTAGACTGTCGATAGCTACATTTTACAATCCAGCTGGGGATGCCATAATATCTCCAGCTCAAGAGATGTTGTACCCAAGTGGTTACCGATTCCAAGACTACCTTAAGCTTTATTCAACCACTAAGTTTGGAGACAAAGGCTCTAGATTTCATACCACGAAGAAAATGGAGAATGGGGATTCCGTCTAGGATGCATCGCCTGAACGTAACGCTGCTTTTGTATTTCACATGAAactctatttttattaaaaatttgtcttcttcttgtgtttaattcattaaggaaTAACAACCAGGATCATGCTGATTCAACTATTTTgctttattaagaaaaaataactcTTTTTACTCAAGTGATTTTGTACTAGGCAAGTCGTTGACGGCAACTTTAAAAACAttagtttgaactttgaagGTCTTTTATATTGTACTATTATTTTTAAGGATGTTCTTAAGATATTAGTATGTTTTGGCTAAAAAAGTTATGTatcgtataattttttttcttttaaaacaacaaaacacaaaagatatttcatgtTAAGCGATAATTCAATATGAAAAAGCTATTAAGAGAATGATAAACCAATTACCAACATCCATATGGTCATTAAAGAGAAGCCAAGATAATGAAAACAATATGTCAAACCATAAAACTTAGACAATGGTGAAAcaaaaacagtatttttatttaacttttttgggATCAAACTCCTGCAGTTCCCTTATTTTTTACTTACTAGCAGACCACAAACTAAATCAAGTGGTCTTAACTTGACATGTAACTTAGCATCTTCTTTGTTGTTCACCTTTAAACTTGACATGTAACTTAGCAGATTCCTTTTTTTGATCTTCCAAATTTGCTTCTATACAACATGCACTTCGGTCTTCAACGTATGGCCCATCCCAACATTTTTCAAGTTTATTCATTGTTTGGTTGTTTTGGGTTTATCGTCTTCCttttctaacattttatttttcacgttTACCGACAGTAAGTTTAGTTCATTGCAGAGGAGTTGGGGTCACGTGGCTAATTCCCGCTGGGTACTTTGGATGAATATTTTTAGTTCTTACCATTTAAAGCAGTTACAGCGCCAGTGGAGTTAAAATGCCATTTGTATAACACAAACGCGCTCAAGGCATCTCATGTCTCCACGTCTCCATCTATGTGACATGGTAGTCTACTCCTTAACCCAAAAAAGCCGGTCCAACCAAATTCATCCCTTTAAAT encodes:
- the LOC106321415 gene encoding 1-aminocyclopropane-1-carboxylate oxidase 1-like, translated to MGLIKEKEMEIPVIDFSELDGENRTKTMSLLDHACDKWGFFMVDNHGIDKELMDKVKKLINSHYEEHLKEKFYQSEMVKALSEGKTSDADWESTFFVWHKPTSNISKVPNISDELIKTMDEYVSQLHKFAERLSKLMCENLGLPQEHIMNAFSGLEGPVFGTKVAKYPECPRPELIRGLREHTDAGGIILLLQDDQVPGLEFLKDGKWVPVPPSKNNTIFVNTGDQVEILSNGKYKSVVHRVMTMKQGSRLSIATFYNPAGDAIISPAQEMLYPSGYRFQDYLKLYSTTKFGDKGSRFHTTKKMENGDSV